In a genomic window of Hippoglossus stenolepis isolate QCI-W04-F060 chromosome 15, HSTE1.2, whole genome shotgun sequence:
- the LOC118122249 gene encoding rho guanine nucleotide exchange factor 12-like isoform X2 codes for MTNPPSPSNMNLTRQILFSMVCESGLVQRCVIIQRDENGFGLTVSGDNPVFVQLVKEDGAAMRAGVQTGDRIIKVNGTLVTHSNHIEVVKLIKSGSYVALTVLGRPPGLPQIPLEEDEGEGDEGAELGSPSSLSVPHSPLLSGAEPCSPQEHSASPLPDGDESKTTHSHKMDSLQKMLTKQQLDLEVKEEECGRNPRPKLVKEMQEAKKQISLLQEQISRGLQAVSRSGEEAEEGDNSGPPLREPTSSSWGDGVNDRLQMNSHSLHSSPLPEGPGKRETPCQSPNIGRRDGLNLYSSPDAEDNTDTDSVAQCIVGSPPYLLNPQIIGAEDDYFDSQQEQINGQCSCFQSIDLLKTRPAHLAVFLHHVVSQFDPSPLLCYLYADMHKQTSSKESRRFFMEFHSLFMDRTANLKLPLPETIAAELEKRRLELIPEELCKQYTQLLQDSLLPDLHKNLDDFRQKRSMGLTLAEDELSKLDVDGGKDQQGLEKECSCAEHIISKIEDILLTSQPSEEEKCQTMQYVILTYMKHLGVKVKEPRGLEHKRARINFLPKIKKSIKPEREGEEKVKKPRFPNILGPPRRLSRVDSTSVGKAVELSKQRSPKPLSQPAVCIPEQPDPSASTSSSGRIRGSLLSEGSDAGLHVSPSTTSQSHSSPSAQASDTSGQDSDSNLSPFPVQPRLGEGLQCGDQQESVVSPTQFDFSPSNLEQLQEEEQETFRMEVPSAAATSTDIQSEDDQGGEAECEEDPLNWQALVSRGVLESLTPQEIKRQEVINELFYTERAHLRMLKVLDCVFYQRLNRDGVLPPDDIKHIFINLEEIIQLHVSITEQMTATRKRSETSVIGQIGDDLLAWFSEDEEEKIKRAVGTFCSNQPSALELIKNKKKKDQRFNLFMQEAESNRLCRRLQLKDIIPVEMQRLTKYPLLLDNIAKYTEDGEEREKVKKAGECCKKILNHVNQAVKEAENKQRLEEYQRRLDLSSLKQSENPMILELKNLDLTKRKMVHEGPLSWKVNKDKTIELYTILLEDILVLLQKQDERLILKFHGKNPASVTDTKNIFSPIIKLSTVLVRPVATDNKSFFVLSMSDNGAQIYELMAQTVSDQRMWQCLITQCADAMKAKPRHSDSAPAQTDAERDAIEIINGGMNRPSKESNGTTSSKFKFMFPGKDAISSPDTQAPPASIGPFNGLKSEDEEEELAAAGRQEEEEEEDEELDEAELEAFLDGQLADRLPFLQQEGSRQGIAIESHELDELGVPPSKAEDALRTLAVLKQALFNHMLSREAEEEKGETEELKPSGAPGCQRGDSLSGSHEGPSVTCDESQTSSGSPPDDSQLPSEHAGLSETTERNGGFMVLDFGAGSEESSTDDDVVLEGDVGIDMRKLLSSSSQTGGGGPNLSRQLMTHLRLLQADLQHLKEVELKYNELRQTHSDTTTDSDDNNDGTQ; via the exons ATCCTCTTTTCGATGGTGTGTGAGTCAGGTCTCGTCCAGCGTTGCGTGATAATCCAGAGAGATGAAAATGGCTTCGGGCTGACGGTGAGCGGAGACAaccctgtgtttgtgcagctggTCAAAGaag ATGGAGCTGCTATGCGAGCTGGTGTTCAGACAGGAGACCGGATCATTAAG GTCAACGGGACCTTAGTCACACATTCAAACCACATAGAGGTTGTAAAGCTGATCAAAT CGGGCTCCTATGTGGCCCTCACGGTGCTGGGAAGGCCCCCGGGTCTCCCTCAGATCCCcctggaggaggacgagggtgAGGGTGACGAAGGGGCCGAGCTCGGTTCACCCTCGTCTCTCTCGGTGCCGCACTCACCTTTGCTGTCAGGTGCGGAGCCGTGCAGCCCCCAGGAGCACAGCGCCTCCCCTCTGCCTGATGGG GATGAGAGCAAAaccacacacagccacaagATGGACAGTTTGCAGAAGATGCTCACCAAACAGCAGCTGGACTTGGAG gtgaaggaggaggagtgcgGCAGAAACCCTCGACCGAAGCTGGTGAAGGAGATGCAGGAGGCGAAGAAGCAGATCtcgctgctgcaggagcagatcAGCAGAGGTTTACAGGCTGTGTCCAGGAGTggtgaggaggctgaggagggggACAACAGTGGGCCCCCGCTGAGGGAACCCACCTCGTCCTCGTGGGGGGACGGCGTCAACGACAGGCTCCAGATGAACAGTCACTCT TTGCACAGCAGTCCCCTCCCAGAGGGTCCTGGGAAAAGAGAGACGCCCTGTCAGAGCCCGAACATCGGCCGGCGAGACGGACTGAACCTCTACTCGTCGCCTGACGCTGAGGATAACACTGACact GACTCCGTTGcccagtgcattgtgggtagcCCTCCCTACCTCCTCAACCCCCAGATCATCGGAGCAGAAGACGACTACTTTGACTCTCAGCAAGAGCAG attaACGGTCAGTGCAGCTGTTTCCAGAGCATCGACCTGCTGAAGACTCGGCCGGCTCACCTCGCTGTGTTCCTCCATCATGTTGTCTCCCAGTTTGACCCTTCACCTCTG TTGTGTTATCTCTACGCtgacatgcacaaacaaaccaGCTCCAAAGAAAGTCGACGCTTCTTCATGGAGTTCCACTCGCTCTTCATGGACCGAACAGCG AATCTGAAACTTCCACTGCCGGAGACGATTGCAGCTGAACTGG AGAAGCGGAGGCTGGAGTTAATCCCAGAGGAGCTGTGTAAACAGTACACGCAGCTGTTACAGGACTCGCTGCTGCCGGACCTGCACAAGAACCTGGACGACTTCAG ACAGAAGCGCAGTATGGGTCTGACTCTGGCTGAGGACGAACTGTCCAAGCTGGACGTCGACGGAGGAAAAGATCAACAGGGTTTAGAGAAGGAATGTTCCTGTGCCGAACACATCATCTCCAAGATAGAGGACatcct gttgACGTCACAGccgtcagaggaggagaagtg TCAGACGATGCAGTACGTGATTCTCACCTACATGAAGCACCTCGGGGTCAAAGTGAAGGAGCCGCGCGGACTCGAACATAAACGAGCACGAATCAACTTCCTGCCCAAGATTAAG aagagcATCAAACCTGAGAGAGAAGGTGAGGAGAAGGTGAAAAAGCCCCGATTCCCCAACATCCTCGGTCCGCCCAGACGCCTGAGCAGAGTGGATTCAACGTCAG TGGGTAAAGCCGTGGAGCTGAGCAAGCAGCGGTCACCAAAGCCGCTCTCCCAGCCGGCCGTCTGCATCCCGGAGCAGCCCGACCCCTCCGCCTCCACTTCTTCCTCCGGACGGATCCGTGGGAGTCTGCTCAGCGAGGGATCGGACGCTGGTCTCCATGTTTCACCTTCCACTACATCCCAGAGTCACAGCTCGCCCTCCGCTCAGGCCTCGGACACCAGCGGACAGGACTCCGACTCCA ATCTGTCTCCTTTCCCCGTCCAGCCCAGACTGGGCGAGGGTCTGCAGTGTGGGGACCAGCAGGAGAGCGTCGTCAGTCCCACTCAGTTCGACTTCAGCCCCTCCAacctggagcagctgcaggaggaagagcaggagacgTTCAG GATGGAGGTGCCGAGTGCGGCGGCCACTTCAACCGACATCCAGAGCGAGGACGACCAGGGAGGCGAGGCGGAGTGCGAGGAGGACCCTCTGAACTGGCAGGCTCTGGTCAGCCGCGGCGTCCTGGAGAGTCTGACGCCGCAGGAGATCAAACGGCAGGAGGTCATCAACG AGCTGTTCTACACCGAGCGCGCCCACCTGCGGATGCTGAAGGTGCTGGACTGTGTTTTCTACCAGAGGTTGAACAGAGACGGCGTCCTCCCCCCTGACGACATCAAGCACATCTTTATTAACCTGGAGGAGATCATTCAGCTGcacg TTTCCATTACAGAACAAATGACGGCCACCAGGAAGAGGAGCGAGACGTCGGTGATCGGTCAGATCGGAGACGATCTTCTGGCCTGG TTCAGcgaggacgaagaggagaagATCAAACGAGCGGTGGGAACTTTCTGCAGTAACCAACCTTCGGCTCTGGAGCTCAtcaagaacaaaaagaagaaagaccAGAGGTTCAACTTGTTCATGCAG GAAGCCGAGAGCAACCGTCTGTGTCGCAGGCTGCAGCTCAAAGACATCATCCCCGTAGAGATGCAGAGACTGACCAAGTACCCGCTGCTACTGGACAACATCGCCAAGTACACAG AGGAcggtgaggagagggagaaggtgaAGAAAGCTGGTGAGTGTTGTAAAAAGATCCTGAACCACGTCAACCAGGCTGTGAAGGAGGCCGAGAACAAACAG AGGCTGGAGGAGTATCAGAGGAGGTTGGATCTCTCGTCTCTCAAACAGAGTGAAAACCCCATGATCCTGGAGCTGAAG AACCTGGACCTGACCAAGAGGAAGATGGTGCACGAGGGACCTCTCTCCTGGAAAGTCAATAAAGACAAGACCATCG AGCTCTACACTATTCTGCTGgaggacattttggttttgCTGCAGAAACAGGACGAGCGTCTGATCCTCAAGTTCCACGGGAAGAATCCGGCGAGCGTTACCGACACCAAGAACATCTTCAGCCCCATCATCAAACTCAGCACTGTACTGGTTCGTCCTGTGGCAACTG ACAACAAGTCGTTCTTCGTGCTCTCCATGTCGGACAACGGCGCTCAGATCTACGAGCTGATGGCTCAGACCGTGTCCGATCAGAGAAT GTGGCAGTGTCTCATCACGCAGTGTGCTGACGCCATGAAGGCCAAACCTCGCCACAGCGACTCAGCTCCAGCTCAGACCGA TGCCGAGCGTGACGCCATTGAGATCATCAACGGTGGGATGAACAGGCCGAGCAAAGAGTCCAACGGGACAACGAGCTCAA AATTCAAATTTATGTTTCCAGGAAAAGATGCCATCTCTTCTCCGGACACTCAAGCTCCACCGGCGAGCATCGGCCCCTTTAATGGCTTGAAatcagaggatgaggaggaggagctggctgCGGCCGGccgacaggaggaagaggaggaggaggatgaagagctggACGAAGCAGAACTAGAGGCCTTCCTGGACGGACAGCTGGCCGACAGACTGCccttcctgcagcaggagggCTCACGTCAGGGAATCGCCATTGAAAGCCACGAGCTGGACGAGCTCGGCGTTCCCCCGTCCAAAGCTGAAGACGCTCTCAGGACGT TGGCGGTGCTGAAGCAGGCTCTCTTCAACCACATGCTGAGccgggaggcagaggaggagaaaggggagaCGGAGGAGTTAAAGCCCAGTGGGGCCCCCGGGTGTCAGCGGGGTGACTCCCTGTCTGGGAGCCACGAGGGGCCGTCTGTCACGTGTGACGAGAGCCAGACATCTTCAGGTTCACCCCCAGACGACTCCCAGCTCCCGTCTGAACACGCAGGCCTGTCTGAGACGACCGAACGCAACG GTGGTTTTATGGTCCTGGACTTCGGCGCAGGATCCGAGGAGAGCAGCACCGACGATGACGTGGTATTAGAAGGCGACGTGGGGATCGACATGAGGAAgctgctgtcctcctcctcgcAGACAGGGGGCGGTGGTCCTAACCTCAGCCGGCAGCTTATGACCCACCTGCGCCTCCTACAGGCCGACCTGCAGCATCTGAAG GAGGTGGAGCTGAAATACAACGAGCTgcgacaaacacacagtgacacaactACTGACTCGGACGACAACAACG ACGGGACCCAGTGA
- the LOC118122249 gene encoding rho guanine nucleotide exchange factor 12-like isoform X1 codes for MSVTQSTLTDRTPNILNKEPTDKKAKNDKSPVSLKHEFDPTGLVQRCVIIQRDENGFGLTVSGDNPVFVQLVKEDGAAMRAGVQTGDRIIKVNGTLVTHSNHIEVVKLIKSGSYVALTVLGRPPGLPQIPLEEDEGEGDEGAELGSPSSLSVPHSPLLSGAEPCSPQEHSASPLPDGDESKTTHSHKMDSLQKMLTKQQLDLEVKEEECGRNPRPKLVKEMQEAKKQISLLQEQISRGLQAVSRSGEEAEEGDNSGPPLREPTSSSWGDGVNDRLQMNSHSLHSSPLPEGPGKRETPCQSPNIGRRDGLNLYSSPDAEDNTDTDSVAQCIVGSPPYLLNPQIIGAEDDYFDSQQEQINGQCSCFQSIDLLKTRPAHLAVFLHHVVSQFDPSPLLCYLYADMHKQTSSKESRRFFMEFHSLFMDRTANLKLPLPETIAAELEKRRLELIPEELCKQYTQLLQDSLLPDLHKNLDDFRQKRSMGLTLAEDELSKLDVDGGKDQQGLEKECSCAEHIISKIEDILLTSQPSEEEKCQTMQYVILTYMKHLGVKVKEPRGLEHKRARINFLPKIKKSIKPEREGEEKVKKPRFPNILGPPRRLSRVDSTSVGKAVELSKQRSPKPLSQPAVCIPEQPDPSASTSSSGRIRGSLLSEGSDAGLHVSPSTTSQSHSSPSAQASDTSGQDSDSNLSPFPVQPRLGEGLQCGDQQESVVSPTQFDFSPSNLEQLQEEEQETFRMEVPSAAATSTDIQSEDDQGGEAECEEDPLNWQALVSRGVLESLTPQEIKRQEVINELFYTERAHLRMLKVLDCVFYQRLNRDGVLPPDDIKHIFINLEEIIQLHVSITEQMTATRKRSETSVIGQIGDDLLAWFSEDEEEKIKRAVGTFCSNQPSALELIKNKKKKDQRFNLFMQEAESNRLCRRLQLKDIIPVEMQRLTKYPLLLDNIAKYTEDGEEREKVKKAGECCKKILNHVNQAVKEAENKQRLEEYQRRLDLSSLKQSENPMILELKNLDLTKRKMVHEGPLSWKVNKDKTIELYTILLEDILVLLQKQDERLILKFHGKNPASVTDTKNIFSPIIKLSTVLVRPVATDNKSFFVLSMSDNGAQIYELMAQTVSDQRMWQCLITQCADAMKAKPRHSDSAPAQTDAERDAIEIINGGMNRPSKESNGTTSSKFKFMFPGKDAISSPDTQAPPASIGPFNGLKSEDEEEELAAAGRQEEEEEEDEELDEAELEAFLDGQLADRLPFLQQEGSRQGIAIESHELDELGVPPSKAEDALRTLAVLKQALFNHMLSREAEEEKGETEELKPSGAPGCQRGDSLSGSHEGPSVTCDESQTSSGSPPDDSQLPSEHAGLSETTERNGGFMVLDFGAGSEESSTDDDVVLEGDVGIDMRKLLSSSSQTGGGGPNLSRQLMTHLRLLQADLQHLKEVELKYNELRQTHSDTTTDSDDNNDGTQ; via the exons GTCTCGTCCAGCGTTGCGTGATAATCCAGAGAGATGAAAATGGCTTCGGGCTGACGGTGAGCGGAGACAaccctgtgtttgtgcagctggTCAAAGaag ATGGAGCTGCTATGCGAGCTGGTGTTCAGACAGGAGACCGGATCATTAAG GTCAACGGGACCTTAGTCACACATTCAAACCACATAGAGGTTGTAAAGCTGATCAAAT CGGGCTCCTATGTGGCCCTCACGGTGCTGGGAAGGCCCCCGGGTCTCCCTCAGATCCCcctggaggaggacgagggtgAGGGTGACGAAGGGGCCGAGCTCGGTTCACCCTCGTCTCTCTCGGTGCCGCACTCACCTTTGCTGTCAGGTGCGGAGCCGTGCAGCCCCCAGGAGCACAGCGCCTCCCCTCTGCCTGATGGG GATGAGAGCAAAaccacacacagccacaagATGGACAGTTTGCAGAAGATGCTCACCAAACAGCAGCTGGACTTGGAG gtgaaggaggaggagtgcgGCAGAAACCCTCGACCGAAGCTGGTGAAGGAGATGCAGGAGGCGAAGAAGCAGATCtcgctgctgcaggagcagatcAGCAGAGGTTTACAGGCTGTGTCCAGGAGTggtgaggaggctgaggagggggACAACAGTGGGCCCCCGCTGAGGGAACCCACCTCGTCCTCGTGGGGGGACGGCGTCAACGACAGGCTCCAGATGAACAGTCACTCT TTGCACAGCAGTCCCCTCCCAGAGGGTCCTGGGAAAAGAGAGACGCCCTGTCAGAGCCCGAACATCGGCCGGCGAGACGGACTGAACCTCTACTCGTCGCCTGACGCTGAGGATAACACTGACact GACTCCGTTGcccagtgcattgtgggtagcCCTCCCTACCTCCTCAACCCCCAGATCATCGGAGCAGAAGACGACTACTTTGACTCTCAGCAAGAGCAG attaACGGTCAGTGCAGCTGTTTCCAGAGCATCGACCTGCTGAAGACTCGGCCGGCTCACCTCGCTGTGTTCCTCCATCATGTTGTCTCCCAGTTTGACCCTTCACCTCTG TTGTGTTATCTCTACGCtgacatgcacaaacaaaccaGCTCCAAAGAAAGTCGACGCTTCTTCATGGAGTTCCACTCGCTCTTCATGGACCGAACAGCG AATCTGAAACTTCCACTGCCGGAGACGATTGCAGCTGAACTGG AGAAGCGGAGGCTGGAGTTAATCCCAGAGGAGCTGTGTAAACAGTACACGCAGCTGTTACAGGACTCGCTGCTGCCGGACCTGCACAAGAACCTGGACGACTTCAG ACAGAAGCGCAGTATGGGTCTGACTCTGGCTGAGGACGAACTGTCCAAGCTGGACGTCGACGGAGGAAAAGATCAACAGGGTTTAGAGAAGGAATGTTCCTGTGCCGAACACATCATCTCCAAGATAGAGGACatcct gttgACGTCACAGccgtcagaggaggagaagtg TCAGACGATGCAGTACGTGATTCTCACCTACATGAAGCACCTCGGGGTCAAAGTGAAGGAGCCGCGCGGACTCGAACATAAACGAGCACGAATCAACTTCCTGCCCAAGATTAAG aagagcATCAAACCTGAGAGAGAAGGTGAGGAGAAGGTGAAAAAGCCCCGATTCCCCAACATCCTCGGTCCGCCCAGACGCCTGAGCAGAGTGGATTCAACGTCAG TGGGTAAAGCCGTGGAGCTGAGCAAGCAGCGGTCACCAAAGCCGCTCTCCCAGCCGGCCGTCTGCATCCCGGAGCAGCCCGACCCCTCCGCCTCCACTTCTTCCTCCGGACGGATCCGTGGGAGTCTGCTCAGCGAGGGATCGGACGCTGGTCTCCATGTTTCACCTTCCACTACATCCCAGAGTCACAGCTCGCCCTCCGCTCAGGCCTCGGACACCAGCGGACAGGACTCCGACTCCA ATCTGTCTCCTTTCCCCGTCCAGCCCAGACTGGGCGAGGGTCTGCAGTGTGGGGACCAGCAGGAGAGCGTCGTCAGTCCCACTCAGTTCGACTTCAGCCCCTCCAacctggagcagctgcaggaggaagagcaggagacgTTCAG GATGGAGGTGCCGAGTGCGGCGGCCACTTCAACCGACATCCAGAGCGAGGACGACCAGGGAGGCGAGGCGGAGTGCGAGGAGGACCCTCTGAACTGGCAGGCTCTGGTCAGCCGCGGCGTCCTGGAGAGTCTGACGCCGCAGGAGATCAAACGGCAGGAGGTCATCAACG AGCTGTTCTACACCGAGCGCGCCCACCTGCGGATGCTGAAGGTGCTGGACTGTGTTTTCTACCAGAGGTTGAACAGAGACGGCGTCCTCCCCCCTGACGACATCAAGCACATCTTTATTAACCTGGAGGAGATCATTCAGCTGcacg TTTCCATTACAGAACAAATGACGGCCACCAGGAAGAGGAGCGAGACGTCGGTGATCGGTCAGATCGGAGACGATCTTCTGGCCTGG TTCAGcgaggacgaagaggagaagATCAAACGAGCGGTGGGAACTTTCTGCAGTAACCAACCTTCGGCTCTGGAGCTCAtcaagaacaaaaagaagaaagaccAGAGGTTCAACTTGTTCATGCAG GAAGCCGAGAGCAACCGTCTGTGTCGCAGGCTGCAGCTCAAAGACATCATCCCCGTAGAGATGCAGAGACTGACCAAGTACCCGCTGCTACTGGACAACATCGCCAAGTACACAG AGGAcggtgaggagagggagaaggtgaAGAAAGCTGGTGAGTGTTGTAAAAAGATCCTGAACCACGTCAACCAGGCTGTGAAGGAGGCCGAGAACAAACAG AGGCTGGAGGAGTATCAGAGGAGGTTGGATCTCTCGTCTCTCAAACAGAGTGAAAACCCCATGATCCTGGAGCTGAAG AACCTGGACCTGACCAAGAGGAAGATGGTGCACGAGGGACCTCTCTCCTGGAAAGTCAATAAAGACAAGACCATCG AGCTCTACACTATTCTGCTGgaggacattttggttttgCTGCAGAAACAGGACGAGCGTCTGATCCTCAAGTTCCACGGGAAGAATCCGGCGAGCGTTACCGACACCAAGAACATCTTCAGCCCCATCATCAAACTCAGCACTGTACTGGTTCGTCCTGTGGCAACTG ACAACAAGTCGTTCTTCGTGCTCTCCATGTCGGACAACGGCGCTCAGATCTACGAGCTGATGGCTCAGACCGTGTCCGATCAGAGAAT GTGGCAGTGTCTCATCACGCAGTGTGCTGACGCCATGAAGGCCAAACCTCGCCACAGCGACTCAGCTCCAGCTCAGACCGA TGCCGAGCGTGACGCCATTGAGATCATCAACGGTGGGATGAACAGGCCGAGCAAAGAGTCCAACGGGACAACGAGCTCAA AATTCAAATTTATGTTTCCAGGAAAAGATGCCATCTCTTCTCCGGACACTCAAGCTCCACCGGCGAGCATCGGCCCCTTTAATGGCTTGAAatcagaggatgaggaggaggagctggctgCGGCCGGccgacaggaggaagaggaggaggaggatgaagagctggACGAAGCAGAACTAGAGGCCTTCCTGGACGGACAGCTGGCCGACAGACTGCccttcctgcagcaggagggCTCACGTCAGGGAATCGCCATTGAAAGCCACGAGCTGGACGAGCTCGGCGTTCCCCCGTCCAAAGCTGAAGACGCTCTCAGGACGT TGGCGGTGCTGAAGCAGGCTCTCTTCAACCACATGCTGAGccgggaggcagaggaggagaaaggggagaCGGAGGAGTTAAAGCCCAGTGGGGCCCCCGGGTGTCAGCGGGGTGACTCCCTGTCTGGGAGCCACGAGGGGCCGTCTGTCACGTGTGACGAGAGCCAGACATCTTCAGGTTCACCCCCAGACGACTCCCAGCTCCCGTCTGAACACGCAGGCCTGTCTGAGACGACCGAACGCAACG GTGGTTTTATGGTCCTGGACTTCGGCGCAGGATCCGAGGAGAGCAGCACCGACGATGACGTGGTATTAGAAGGCGACGTGGGGATCGACATGAGGAAgctgctgtcctcctcctcgcAGACAGGGGGCGGTGGTCCTAACCTCAGCCGGCAGCTTATGACCCACCTGCGCCTCCTACAGGCCGACCTGCAGCATCTGAAG GAGGTGGAGCTGAAATACAACGAGCTgcgacaaacacacagtgacacaactACTGACTCGGACGACAACAACG ACGGGACCCAGTGA
- the tlcd5b gene encoding TLC domain-containing protein 5, with protein sequence MAVLTVTCSLIGWLCLYLLFRCTFAQRGPEWSCRLVTLTHGVVIVLLTAYVVFIDGPWPFTHAGTENTELQIFALSVCLGYFFFDIGWCVFHGTEGPLMLAHHAASILGILLALLMGVSACETCTVVFGSEITNPLLQSRWFLRRLGLYDSLLGDAVDLLFILLFATVRVGVGTVLFYCELTSPRTSLVMKLGGVVMYGLAWVFMVDIARFGFKKSRTKYKRWKENHKLKEINTEKVDGYERLKA encoded by the exons ATGGCCGTGCTGACGGTGACCTGCAGCCTGATTGGCTGGCTGTGCCTCTACCTGTTGTTCCGCTGCACCTTCGCTCAGCGGGGGCCCGAGTGGAGCTGTCGTCTGGTCACTTTGACCCACGGGGTCGTCATCGTGCTGCTGACGGCGTACGTGGTCTTCATAGATGGACCCTGGCCCTTCACACACGCAG GTACGGAGAACACTGAGCTCCAGATCTTCGCCCTGTCCGTCTGCCTCGGCTACTTCTTCTTCGACATCGGCTGGTGCGTGTTCCACGGCACGGAGGGCCCCCTCATGCTGGCCCACCACGCCGCCAGCATCCTGGGCATCCTGCTGGCCCTGCTCATGGGGGTGTCGGCCTGCGAAACCTGCACCGTGGTCTTCGGCAGCGAGATCACCAATCCGCTGCTGCAGAGCCGCTGGTTCCTCCGGCGGCTGGGCCTGTACGACAGCCTGCTGGGCGACGCCGTGGACctgcttttcattttactgttcGCCACCGTGCGCGTGGGGGTCGGCACGGTGTTGTTTTACTGTGAGCTCACGTCCCCCAGGACCTCGCTGGTGATGAAGCTGGGCGGCGTGGTCATGTATGGTCTGGCCTGGGTGTTCATGGTGGACATCGCCAGATTTGGCTTCAAGAAAAGCAGAACCAAGTATAAAAGGTGGAAAGAGAATCACAAGCTCAAAGAAatcaacacagagaaagtggaCGGGTACGAGCGACTGAAGGCATGA